A genomic window from Ascaphus truei isolate aAscTru1 chromosome 1, aAscTru1.hap1, whole genome shotgun sequence includes:
- the PIGY gene encoding phosphatidylinositol N-acetylglucosaminyltransferase subunit Y has translation MFLSLPTLTVLVPLLSLAGLFYSASVDEDFPQGCTSTASVCFYSLLLPITVPVYVFFHLWTWMGIKLFRHN, from the coding sequence ATGTTTCTGTCTCTGCCAACACTGACGGTGCTAGTCCCTCTCCTGTCATTGGCAGGTTTATTTTACTCTGCCTCAGTGGACGAGGATTTCCCTCAGGGATGCACGAGCACAGCGAGTGTCTGTTTTTACAGCCTGTTATTGCCCATCACCGTGCCTGTGTACGTCTTCTTTCACCTGTGGACCTGGATGGGAATCAAGCTTTTCAGGCACAATTAA